The following proteins are encoded in a genomic region of Actinomadura sp. NAK00032:
- a CDS encoding AMP-binding protein: protein MHLGQIAAQTPDKPAVIMAGSGRVVTFRELNEESNRLAQLLRAEGLRPGDHIAFMLENHPLYLAIAWAAQRSGLYYTPISSRLQDEELAYIVGNCEAKVFITSASMETAARSAPDVPLRLMLGGTAPGYASYEERVAGYPATPIEDECEGMDMLYSSGTTGRPKGVKPPLSKAPMGEAGPLYMLISHLFAAGGDSVYLSPAPLYHAAPLRYSLVFHRLGATVVVMEKFDPEQALAAIEEHRVTHSQWVPTMFIRMLKLPDETRARYDLSSLAYAVHAAAPCPVPAKERMIDWWGPILHEYYAGTEGNCFVYTNSEDWLAHKGSVGRPILGEVHVCDEEGEELPPGEPGTLYFGNGPTFEYHGDEEKTAATRDPKGRGWTTLGDVGYVDEDGFLYLTDRRAYMIISGGVNIYPQEAENVLAVHPKVADVAVFGVPDAEMGEAVKAVVQPLSMDAAGPELEAELIAYCRDHLAHYKCPRSVDFRPELPRHPTGKLYKRLLKDEYWADERSATA from the coding sequence ATGCACCTGGGGCAGATCGCCGCTCAGACGCCCGACAAGCCCGCCGTGATCATGGCGGGCTCCGGGCGGGTCGTCACCTTCCGGGAACTGAACGAGGAGTCCAACCGGCTCGCGCAGCTGCTCCGCGCGGAGGGGCTGCGCCCGGGGGACCACATCGCGTTCATGCTGGAGAACCATCCGCTGTACCTGGCCATCGCCTGGGCCGCCCAGCGGTCGGGCCTCTACTACACCCCCATCAGCTCGCGGCTCCAGGACGAGGAGCTCGCCTACATCGTGGGCAACTGCGAGGCCAAGGTCTTCATCACCAGCGCGTCGATGGAGACGGCCGCGCGGTCCGCGCCGGACGTGCCGCTGCGCCTCATGCTCGGCGGCACGGCCCCCGGCTACGCCTCGTACGAGGAGCGCGTCGCCGGGTACCCCGCCACCCCCATCGAGGACGAGTGCGAGGGCATGGACATGCTCTACTCGTCGGGCACCACCGGACGCCCCAAGGGCGTGAAGCCGCCGCTGTCCAAGGCGCCCATGGGCGAGGCCGGGCCGCTCTACATGCTGATCTCGCACCTGTTCGCCGCCGGCGGCGACTCGGTGTACCTGTCCCCGGCGCCGCTCTACCACGCCGCGCCGCTGCGCTACTCGCTCGTCTTCCACCGGCTCGGCGCGACCGTCGTGGTGATGGAGAAGTTCGACCCGGAGCAGGCGCTCGCCGCCATCGAGGAGCACCGCGTCACCCACAGCCAGTGGGTGCCGACCATGTTCATCCGGATGCTGAAGCTCCCGGACGAGACCCGCGCCCGCTACGACCTCTCCTCGCTCGCCTACGCCGTGCACGCCGCCGCGCCCTGCCCCGTCCCCGCCAAGGAGCGGATGATCGACTGGTGGGGGCCGATCCTGCACGAGTACTACGCGGGCACCGAGGGCAACTGCTTCGTCTACACCAACTCCGAGGACTGGCTCGCCCACAAGGGCTCCGTCGGCCGCCCCATCCTCGGTGAGGTCCACGTGTGCGACGAGGAGGGCGAGGAGCTGCCGCCGGGCGAGCCCGGCACCCTCTACTTCGGCAACGGTCCCACGTTCGAGTACCACGGCGACGAGGAGAAGACCGCCGCGACCCGCGACCCGAAGGGCCGCGGCTGGACCACCCTCGGCGACGTCGGCTACGTGGACGAGGACGGCTTCCTCTACCTCACCGACCGCCGCGCCTACATGATCATCAGCGGCGGGGTGAACATCTACCCGCAGGAGGCCGAGAACGTCCTCGCGGTCCATCCAAAGGTCGCCGACGTCGCGGTGTTCGGCGTCCCGGACGCCGAGATGGGGGAGGCGGTGAAGGCCGTCGTCCAGCCCCTGTCGATGGACGCGGCCGGCCCCGAGCTGGAGGCCGAGCTGATCGCCTACTGCCGCGACCACCTGGCGCACTACAAGTGCCCGCGGTCGGTCGACTTCCGGCCCGAACTGCCCCGGCACCCGACCGGGAAGCTCTACAAGCGGCTGCTGAAGGACGAGTACTGGGCGGACGAGCGGTCTGCGACGGCCTGA
- a CDS encoding DHA2 family efflux MFS transporter permease subunit: protein MTAPASQATTADGPLKQPDAGGGLDRGVLAVAGVVVLGAIMSILDVTVVNVAINDLAKEFNTSLATIQWVATGYTLALATVIPVTGWACARFGTKRLYMVSILLFVIGSTLAGLAWSAESLILFRVLQGLGGGMIMPAGMTIMTQAAGPQRVGQVMSIVGVPMLLGPILGPIIGGYLVDDVSWRWIFFINLPIGIISLVLAAKILKKDEPKPTERLDLLGLILLSPGLAGLIYGIARGAEEKDFLKTEPLVFTVAGAVLVIAFVFRALTAANPLIDLRLLKRRSVAAASGTMVMFVTAFMGAMLLLPLYFQVVRGEGAMAAGLLLAPQGLGAMVTMPIGGKLTDRIGPGRVVLGGLVVVVLSVAGFAAVLQGDTSYWTLGAVLFVMGLGMGLTMMPTMAAAIQTLGHDEVPRASTMLNIIQQVSASIGTALMSVLLANQLTAKLGGGAGGEIGSTEKVPPAIMEKIAGPMADAFRHTYWYAVVLIALAFLPALLLPRKKPDTPAVDAPMPMH from the coding sequence TTGACCGCTCCCGCGTCCCAAGCGACGACGGCGGATGGCCCACTGAAGCAACCCGACGCCGGCGGCGGTCTCGACCGCGGCGTGCTGGCCGTGGCCGGGGTCGTCGTCCTCGGCGCGATCATGTCCATCCTGGACGTGACCGTCGTCAATGTGGCCATCAACGACCTGGCCAAGGAGTTCAACACCTCGCTGGCGACGATCCAGTGGGTGGCGACCGGCTACACACTGGCGCTGGCCACGGTGATCCCGGTCACCGGGTGGGCGTGCGCGAGGTTCGGCACGAAGCGCCTGTACATGGTGTCGATCCTGCTGTTCGTGATCGGTTCCACGCTCGCCGGCCTGGCCTGGTCGGCGGAGTCATTGATCCTCTTCCGGGTGCTGCAGGGCCTCGGCGGCGGCATGATCATGCCGGCCGGTATGACGATCATGACCCAGGCGGCCGGCCCGCAGCGGGTCGGCCAGGTGATGAGCATCGTCGGCGTGCCGATGCTGCTCGGCCCCATCCTCGGCCCGATCATCGGCGGCTACCTCGTCGACGACGTGTCGTGGCGCTGGATCTTCTTCATCAACCTGCCGATCGGGATCATCTCGCTGGTGCTGGCCGCGAAGATCCTGAAGAAGGACGAGCCGAAGCCCACTGAGCGGCTCGACCTGCTCGGCCTGATCCTGCTGTCGCCCGGCCTGGCGGGCCTGATCTACGGCATCGCGAGGGGCGCCGAGGAGAAGGACTTCCTGAAGACCGAGCCGCTGGTGTTCACGGTCGCCGGCGCGGTGCTGGTGATCGCGTTCGTGTTCCGGGCGCTGACGGCCGCGAACCCGCTGATCGACCTGCGGCTGCTGAAGCGCCGGTCGGTGGCGGCGGCCTCCGGCACGATGGTGATGTTCGTGACCGCCTTCATGGGCGCGATGCTGCTGCTGCCGCTGTACTTCCAGGTCGTGCGCGGCGAGGGCGCGATGGCGGCCGGCCTGCTGCTGGCCCCGCAGGGGCTCGGCGCGATGGTCACGATGCCGATCGGCGGCAAGCTCACCGACCGGATCGGCCCCGGGCGGGTCGTGCTCGGCGGCCTGGTCGTGGTCGTGCTGTCGGTCGCCGGCTTCGCGGCGGTGCTGCAGGGCGACACGTCCTACTGGACGCTCGGCGCGGTGCTGTTCGTGATGGGTCTCGGCATGGGCCTGACCATGATGCCGACGATGGCCGCGGCCATCCAGACCCTCGGGCACGACGAGGTCCCGCGGGCCAGCACGATGCTGAACATCATCCAGCAGGTGTCGGCGTCCATCGGCACCGCGCTGATGTCGGTGCTGCTGGCGAACCAGCTCACCGCCAAGCTCGGCGGCGGGGCCGGCGGCGAGATCGGCAGCACCGAGAAGGTGCCGCCGGCGATCATGGAGAAGATCGCCGGGCCGATGGCGGACGCGTTCCGGCACACCTACTGGTACGCGGTGGTGCTGATCGCCCTGGCGTTCCTGCCGGCGCTGCTGCTGCCGCGCAAGAAGCCGGACACCCCGGCGGTCGACGCGCCGATGCCGATGCACTAG
- the vph gene encoding viomycin phosphotransferase — MSEWVRRVGGHRDLLSRLLPGDDPDDLDVRQGQFHVVVIGADRVVCLPRTSAAAERLPARAGVLRALAALDLGFRTPEPVSQGGGEAPFLVLSRIPGEPLEADALNDARMVDSVAAQYAALLSGLARAGADESVRAVIPQAPEGRWRRFAEDVRGELFPLMSGGGRLRAGRELSALDGLPHVTGAVVHGDLGAENVLWEWTDGLPRLSGVLDWDDVALGDPAEDLAAIGASYGRELLARVLALGDASDRGLLARIAAIRGTFALQQALYAVRDGDEEELADGLTGYR, encoded by the coding sequence GTGAGCGAATGGGTTCGTCGGGTGGGTGGTCATCGCGATCTCCTGAGTCGGCTGCTGCCCGGCGACGACCCGGATGACCTGGATGTACGCCAGGGGCAGTTCCACGTCGTGGTCATTGGCGCAGACCGCGTTGTGTGCCTGCCTCGGACCTCGGCGGCGGCCGAGCGGCTGCCCGCGCGGGCGGGCGTGCTCCGCGCGCTCGCCGCCCTCGACCTCGGCTTTCGCACGCCTGAGCCGGTATCGCAGGGCGGCGGCGAGGCGCCGTTCCTGGTGCTCAGCCGAATTCCCGGGGAGCCGCTGGAGGCCGACGCTCTCAACGACGCCCGTATGGTCGACTCCGTGGCGGCGCAGTACGCCGCGTTGCTGTCCGGTCTGGCCCGTGCGGGCGCCGACGAGTCGGTGCGAGCGGTCATCCCGCAGGCGCCGGAAGGCCGGTGGCGGCGGTTCGCGGAGGATGTGCGCGGGGAGTTGTTCCCGCTCATGTCCGGCGGAGGGCGGCTGCGGGCCGGGCGGGAACTCTCGGCGCTCGACGGACTTCCGCATGTCACCGGGGCAGTGGTGCACGGTGACCTTGGGGCCGAGAACGTCCTGTGGGAGTGGACGGACGGCCTGCCGCGCCTCTCCGGGGTGCTCGACTGGGACGACGTCGCCCTCGGCGACCCGGCCGAAGACCTCGCCGCCATCGGCGCAAGCTACGGCCGCGAACTGTTGGCGCGGGTGCTCGCCCTCGGCGACGCGTCAGATCGCGGACTCCTCGCCCGCATCGCAGCGATCCGCGGCACGTTCGCTCTGCAGCAAGCCCTCTACGCCGTCCGCGACGGCGATGAGGAGGAACTCGCGGACGGCCTGACCGGTTACCGCTGA